One genomic window of Oncorhynchus clarkii lewisi isolate Uvic-CL-2024 chromosome 5, UVic_Ocla_1.0, whole genome shotgun sequence includes the following:
- the LOC139409448 gene encoding vasculin-like protein 1 isoform X2, with translation MAQHDFVPAWLNFSTPQPAKSLAAFERHGENLARGDARPAVSRRRHNSSDGFFNNSPLRAPAGDGLHHPSLLRHDSVDSGVAKGGQGGLGSGLWGQEGPHHGRHTKRPVGDRDRERPGPHRQRNGTFHPRKGGFLPVEGGHEDKLKFVEEDFPSLNQSESSGKPVAQPHAVGTPVGVWEHPPSAKQTITKMLVIKKVSKEDPGASFSAGFANTTVPHVTNGTKTPISSSSVYKNLVPKPAITPTKAGPWKPSGRETKSSFNLSGWDSAFTSPAASVNKLLTHVTPPTYGQTYGTPKEPPSSITPPIDVTLPRLKLMRRSTDRKSEFLRGLKDDRNWDGPTSTSPSEPKENRGDLQENGIPHSLSDSDTDHLSSSLEAEYS, from the exons ATGGCGCAGCATGACTTTGTTCCAGCCTGGCTTAACTTTTCCACGCCTCAGCCCGCCAAG tcTCTTGCAGCGTTTGAGAGGCACGGAGAGAATCTTGCCCGCGGTGATGCTCGGCCCGCTGTGAGCCGCCGCCGCCATAACTCCTCCGACGGCTTCTTCAACAACAGCCCTCTCAGAGCACCTGCAG GTGATGGGTtgcaccatccctctctcctgcgGCATGACTCTGTGGACTCAGGCGTGGCTAAGGGAGGGCAGGGGGGCCTGGGCAGCGGTCTCTGGGGGCAGGAGGGACCCCACCATGGGCGCCACACCAAGCGCCCTgtgggggacagggacagggagcgaCCAGGGCCCCACCGTCAGCGTAACGGGACCTTCCACCCCCGGAAAGGAGGCTTCCTGCCAGTTGAGGGAGGCCATGAGGACAAGCTGAAGTTTGTGGAGGAGGATTTT CCCTCACTCAATCAATCAGAGAGCAGTGGGAAGCCGGTGGCCCAGCCTCATGCCGTAGGGACTCCTGTAGGTGTTTGGG AGCACCCCCCTAGTGCCAAGCAGACCATAACTAAGATGTTGGTCATCAAGAAGGTTTCCAAGGAAGACCCTGGCGCTTCTTTCTCTGCTGGTTTCgccaacacaacagtaccccacgtAACCAACGGCACCAAAACCCCAATCTCTTCATCCAGTGTCTACAAGAACCTGGTGCCCAAGCCAGCTATCACCCCAACCAAG GCTGGTCCCTGGAAGCCAAgcgggagagaaaccaaaagcagTTTTAATTTATCCGGCTGGGACTCCGCCTTCACCAGCCCTGCTGCCTCTGTGAACAAACTTCTTACGCATGTCACTCCCCCGACCTACGGCCAGACCTACGGAACCCCCAAGGAG CCTCCCTCCAGCATCACCCCTCCCATCGACGTCACCCTTCCTCGTCTGAAGCTGATGCGTCGCAGCACCGACCGGAAGAGTGAGTTCCTGCGAGGCCTGAAGGATGATAGGAACTGGGACGGGCCCACCTCTACCAGTCCATCAGAACCtaaggagaacagaggagacttACAGGAGAATGGGATCCCTCACTCTCTCAGCGACTCAGACACAGATCACCTTTCCAGCTCGTTGGAGGCAGAATACAG
- the LOC139409449 gene encoding mitochondrial adenyl nucleotide antiporter SLC25A24 — protein MYQVVRKLVFTDSHCASDAPKTYEELFEKLDTNKDGKVDVAELKEGLSALGIAFGKGDAQKIVSSGDQDNDEGLDINEFSKYLKEHEKKLLLTFKSLDKNNDGRIDYMEIKQSLADLGMDISKEEAEKILQTIDVDGTMTVDWNEWREHFLFNTATNLQDIIRYWKHSTVLDIGDSLTIPDEFTEEEKTTGVWWKQLAAGAMAGAVSRTGTAPLDRMKVFMQVHGSKTNKISLVGGFKQMIKEGGVSSLWRGNGTNVLKIAPETAIKFMAYEQYKKMLSSEGGKVQTHERFIAGSLAGATAQTAIYPMEVMKTRLTLRKTGQYSGMFDCAKKILKKEGMKAFYKGYVPNILGIIPYAGIDLAVYESLKNAWLARYAKDTANPGILVLLACGTISSTCGQLASYPLALIRTRMQAAASIEGSEQVTMNHLVKKILEKEGFFGLYRGILPNFMKVIPAVSISYVVYEYMRTGLGISK, from the exons ATGTATCAAGTCGTAAGAAAACTCGTGTTTACAGATTCACATTGTGCCAGTGACGCTCCGAAGACTTATGAAGAATTATTTGAGAAATTAGATACCAACAAAGATGGAAAAGTGGATGTTGCAGAACTCAAAGAGGGCCTCTCTGCTTTGGGCATTGCTTTCGGGAAAGGAGACGCGCAA AAAATAGTTTCATCTGGAGACCAGGACAACGACGAGGGTCTTGACATCAATGAGTTCTCCAAATACCTGAAGGAACATGAGAAGAAACTGCTGCTGACGTTCAAGAGCCTGGATAAAAACAATGATG GACGCATTGACTACATGGAGATAAAGCAGTCCCTTGCTGACCTGGGGATGGACATCAGCAAGGAAGAGGCAGAGAAGATCCTTCAGAC CATTGATGTAGATGGAACCATGACTGTGGACTGGAATGAATGGAGGGAACACTTCCTCTTCAACACCGCCACCAACCTGCAGGACATTATCCGCTATTGGAAGCACTccaca GTTCTGGATATTGGGGACAGCCTCACCATCCCTGATGAgttcacagaggaggagaagacaacAGGTGTGTGGTGGAAACAGCTGGCAGCCGGCGCCATGGCTGGGGCCGTCTCTCGTACAGGCACCGCCCCTCTGGACAGGATGAAGGTGTTCATGCAG GTGCACGGCTCCAAGACCAATAAGATCAGTCTGGTGGGGGGCTTCAAGCAGATGATAAAGGAGGGGGGCGTCAGCTCCCTGTGGAGGGGCAACGGGACCAATGTCCTGAAGATCGCCCCTGAGACAGCCATCAAGTTCATGGCCTACGAACAG TATAAGAAGATGCTGTCGTCAGAGGGAGGGAAGGTCCAGACCCACGAGAGGTTCATTGCTGGGTCACTGGCCGGGGCCACGGCTCAGACGGCCATCTATCCCATGGAG GTAATGAAGACTAGGCTTACGCTGAGGAAGACTGGACAGTACTCAGGAATGTTCGACTGTGCCAAGAAGATCCTGAAGAAGGAGGGCATGAAGGCCTTCTATAAGGGCTACGTTCCAAACATCCTGGGCATCATTCCATATGCTGGGATAGACCTGGCAGTGTacgag AGTCTGAAGAATGCGTGGCTGGCCCGTTATGCCAAAGACACAGCCAATCCTGGGATCCTGGTGCTGTTGGCCTGTGGTACCATCTCCAGCACCTGTGGCCAGCTGGCCAGTTATCCCCTGGCTCTGATCCGAACCAGGATGCAGGCAGCAG CATCCATCGAAGGCTCAGAGCAGGTGACCATGAACCATCTGGTGAAAAAGATCTTGGAGAAAGAAGGATTCTTTGGACTGTATCGTGGAATCCTGCCCAACTTCATGAAAGTCATCCCAGCTGTCAGTATCAGCTATGTGGTGTACGAGTACATGAGGACTGGGCTGGGCATCTCTAAGTGA
- the LOC139409452 gene encoding transmembrane protein 69-like isoform X1: MLAGIFRRPILTAHKQMSWLPAGASAWVSDTSYSSCPLWPCRVSSARLLPKISDAAGLLRTQYFHSSAARLKKRQQPEPPPRELDLLRYDMRDLGKSPKPALYLSLSSLIPFIAAPLVMAVTETYLPEVAFAQVAYGASILSFLGGARWGFAIPETSPAKPDWINLSNSVVPSLLAWLAMLFSDTITPAAMMVIMGLGISLHYDLSLLPTYPSWFKALRTILSVVAFLSLVATLVLKGVYPEKIIFSEQ, from the exons ATGTTGGCTGGTATATTTAGAAGACCCATCCTTACTGCTCACAAG CAGATGTCCTGGCTGCCTGCTGGTGCCTCAGCCTGGGTTTCTGATACCTCTTATAGTTCCTGTCCCCTGTGGCCCTGCAGGGTCTCCTCGGCCAGGCTGCTCCCTAAAATAAGTGATGCTGCTGGTCTATTGAGGACGCAGTACTTCCACAGCTCTGCTGCGAGGCTGAAGAAACGACAACAACCAGAGCCTCCACCCAGAGAGTTGGACCTGCTCCGTTATGACATGAGAGACCTGGGAAAGAGCCCTAAACCAGCGCTGTACCTGAGCCTCTCCAGTCTTATCCCTTTCATCGCTGCTCCGCTCGTCATGGCTGTGACCGAGACCTACCTGCCAGAAGTGGCCTTCGCCCAGGTGGCCTATGGAGCGTCTATCTTGTCTTTCCTGGGCGGTGCGCGGTGGGGCTTTGCCATCCCGGAGACTAGCCCGGCCAAGCCAGACTGGATCAACCTGTCCAATAGCGTGGTTCCATCCCTGTTAGCCTGGCTGGCCATGCTGTTCAGCGACACTATTACCCCAGCAGCTATGATGGTCATCATGGGGCTAGGCATCTCCCTACACTATGACCTGTCTCTGCTGCCCACCTACCCCAGCTGGTTCAAAGCCCTGCGTACTATACTGTCGGTGGTGGCCTTCCTCTCACTGGTGGCCACACTGGTTCTCAAGGGAGTTTACCCGGAGAAGATTATATTTTCAGAGCAATGA
- the LOC139409452 gene encoding transmembrane protein 69-like isoform X2, whose translation MLAGIFRRPILTAHKMSWLPAGASAWVSDTSYSSCPLWPCRVSSARLLPKISDAAGLLRTQYFHSSAARLKKRQQPEPPPRELDLLRYDMRDLGKSPKPALYLSLSSLIPFIAAPLVMAVTETYLPEVAFAQVAYGASILSFLGGARWGFAIPETSPAKPDWINLSNSVVPSLLAWLAMLFSDTITPAAMMVIMGLGISLHYDLSLLPTYPSWFKALRTILSVVAFLSLVATLVLKGVYPEKIIFSEQ comes from the exons ATGTTGGCTGGTATATTTAGAAGACCCATCCTTACTGCTCACAAG ATGTCCTGGCTGCCTGCTGGTGCCTCAGCCTGGGTTTCTGATACCTCTTATAGTTCCTGTCCCCTGTGGCCCTGCAGGGTCTCCTCGGCCAGGCTGCTCCCTAAAATAAGTGATGCTGCTGGTCTATTGAGGACGCAGTACTTCCACAGCTCTGCTGCGAGGCTGAAGAAACGACAACAACCAGAGCCTCCACCCAGAGAGTTGGACCTGCTCCGTTATGACATGAGAGACCTGGGAAAGAGCCCTAAACCAGCGCTGTACCTGAGCCTCTCCAGTCTTATCCCTTTCATCGCTGCTCCGCTCGTCATGGCTGTGACCGAGACCTACCTGCCAGAAGTGGCCTTCGCCCAGGTGGCCTATGGAGCGTCTATCTTGTCTTTCCTGGGCGGTGCGCGGTGGGGCTTTGCCATCCCGGAGACTAGCCCGGCCAAGCCAGACTGGATCAACCTGTCCAATAGCGTGGTTCCATCCCTGTTAGCCTGGCTGGCCATGCTGTTCAGCGACACTATTACCCCAGCAGCTATGATGGTCATCATGGGGCTAGGCATCTCCCTACACTATGACCTGTCTCTGCTGCCCACCTACCCCAGCTGGTTCAAAGCCCTGCGTACTATACTGTCGGTGGTGGCCTTCCTCTCACTGGTGGCCACACTGGTTCTCAAGGGAGTTTACCCGGAGAAGATTATATTTTCAGAGCAATGA